The following proteins come from a genomic window of Bradyrhizobium paxllaeri:
- the ypfJ gene encoding KPN_02809 family neutral zinc metallopeptidase, whose amino-acid sequence MRYDDFRRSDSIDDRRDEGGGGMGGGGGGFGLPMGGGGLGIGTIIILGLVGYAFGIDPRLLIGGAEILTGGQQAPTYQTDRRSGPAKTGAPKDEVGSMIAGILGEIDDRWSEIFQTSGQNYTGPRIVLFRNVTNGGRCGMAQSAMGPFYCPPDKQIFLDTSFFREVETRFRGCSGSACKFTTAYIIAHEAGHHIQNLLGILPRVQRLQQQAGSKAEANALQVKVELQADCLSGVWVNREEKKRPGFIEPGDIDAALRTATAIGDDTLQRQSTGRVVPDSFTHGSAAQRKQWFMTGYQQGTVQACNTFAQGAL is encoded by the coding sequence ATGCGTTACGATGACTTCCGCCGCAGCGATAGTATCGACGACCGTCGTGACGAGGGCGGCGGCGGAATGGGTGGTGGTGGTGGCGGCTTTGGCCTGCCGATGGGCGGTGGTGGGCTCGGCATCGGCACCATCATCATTCTCGGCCTCGTCGGCTATGCCTTCGGCATCGATCCGCGCCTTCTGATCGGCGGCGCTGAAATTCTCACCGGCGGCCAGCAGGCGCCGACCTACCAGACCGATCGCAGGTCGGGCCCGGCCAAGACCGGCGCGCCGAAGGATGAAGTCGGCAGCATGATCGCCGGCATCCTCGGCGAGATCGACGATCGCTGGAGCGAGATCTTCCAGACCAGCGGACAGAATTATACGGGACCGCGCATCGTGCTGTTTCGCAACGTCACCAATGGCGGGCGCTGCGGCATGGCGCAGTCGGCGATGGGACCGTTCTATTGCCCGCCGGACAAGCAGATTTTCCTCGACACCTCTTTCTTCCGCGAAGTCGAGACGCGCTTCCGCGGTTGCTCAGGCAGTGCCTGCAAATTCACGACCGCCTACATCATCGCGCATGAGGCGGGACATCACATTCAGAACCTGCTCGGCATCCTGCCGCGCGTGCAGCGACTGCAGCAGCAAGCCGGCAGCAAGGCGGAAGCCAACGCGCTGCAGGTCAAGGTCGAGTTGCAGGCGGATTGCCTGTCGGGCGTCTGGGTCAACCGCGAGGAGAAGAAGCGTCCCGGCTTCATCGAGCCCGGCGATATCGACGCGGCGTTGAGGACGGCAACCGCGATCGGCGACGACACGCTGCAGCGGCAGTCGACGGGCAGGGTGGTGCCCGACAGCTTTACCCACGGCTCCGCGGCGCAGCGCAAGCAATGGTTCATGACCGGCTACCAGCAGGGCACGGTGCAGGCCTGCAACACGTTTGCTCAGGGCGCGTTGTAG